CTACTGAGCTATTCCTTTtgaccccattggtttgttctgcggaattggtacggtgggACCTCTGcgggtacgccctcgggttttcacgctggatttcttcaagacgagcgtgcttttcaataattattcgaagatatccttctgtcttaggcacgcttccatgaatctcaacaaatagtggactcattcggtctagtccccacttgtagcagttgatacttaccactgggtccacacttcctatggcttggcagatcttgtgccatctgttagtgtattccctcgtgttttccttgtagccaattgccagcgaaaagaggttatccattccggtgttaacaaccttgttgtacatgtaagttcttaagaacttttctgcgagttgatcgtaggagtggatggagtccggcgtcaaattatcaaaccaagacaatgtcgatcccttcaggcttgatgggaagtacggcgtcgttctgaatCCATCTGGATAAGACGtagttataataccgaatatgtgcggcgggatcactggatccgttaTAGCATTCAaaggtcgggacagggcactttcGCGGAATATGGGTGTTGgacaggcgatgagttaggggcgtggagttagcctctctcatgacctcctctaaccttcccccgccttttctagtttttaactgcctgatcccggccatcatttcatcacgcagatcttccattgcgcggtggtgccctacactcttctgctcgtgatattCTTACTATGCgtcattataatccgggtcggatgcgctacttcccctagccgcgtctccgttagctgctacgatgactcttcggtctagattaggttctggtgcctttgaattggcttcatcatgttgttggatggtcttcgtgcttagggcaatccggtcttttaattcttggttttctctggccagcagagctacaacatctgcgtaaacctgctggctcttcttcaattattcAAGCTtagccatcaatcgatgtgattggtttgacccctgattgggagtcccagctcgtgctactacggccatggtgccgccttcttctactgtctgtactaaaggtggtagaggttcagcttcgattgttggcatttccaaatcgggttgagtgcccatctgcggtgttaaaGCCGCCGACACGCtttgattctgatcgtttgttgatggcattcctaaggttggcgggtgcgcgggttgatgtgttctggatccatccaccttttcttttggatgatgaaattgattcgtagcaaaatTTTTGCTGGCTTCTGCAGCCTTCAGGGTTGTCGTAGCCGTACTGTACTTTGTCtccgcggctgcaacggagttagcgttcatcggcgaagtgatttccgcggtatcctgcctctgactagtcattttggctttgtcccctttctgcttgcttcgggtgatgaccggggttgtccttggtgcttcccttaacgaggctttggattttcctgcttcctacatcttttccatcgtgggtccttttgtcgctttctttctgcacaagggaatttcaaacagcgagaaacagaaatgtccgtgcagATCGGGTTAGTTTGGGAAATACCTTAATCCAAGACAGGGAAAACTGCCCGAGGACCACAGAGAAAACTCTTAGGGAGGCTCATTTGACTAAAATATATGAGTTAAAATACATGGGTTAAAGTCTTATTAAAAGTGTGGTATCGTTGAAAGTACGTGGAAACGCGAGAAGATCCCTTTTCAAAATGCATGTAGATCCTTTGAAAATGTACGAAAACCCACCGGAAagacaggtccgtacgagatctaaaaaaaaatgtaaatccatgggTCTAAGTAATAAATTTTTTAACCAGTAAACGAAGATACTGCCGGAGCTATCGAAGATAACGGGTGTGTTTTTGAATATGgtaaacaaaagataaatactgtcagagctaatgaagcagagcaatcatatgctagtttaagatgaaatcacgggataagataaatcttttaccgggacgaagtccctatttctagcgccaaattgtgaacacgtaaatcacgaaggcatctatatgttcacaaacaatgttcgcactctacaTACACACTCGTACTGATGAAATGATTGtactgattccttggctcaaaaccttcgggtttatcatagcctcatctaatatcatcactagaggcgttcacataaaggaagataaagaaaacgtagtataaaagtaaaaatcgtggagtatcaaatgaacgtaaagtgctgaaatgtaaataagactgggatttacgtggttcagcactaaggcttacatccacggggttgttgtttcactatacattagatgattacagaggtattcgaatgactttggagtttacataggtctgtgaaTTGCACAAAgataaacttacactcacaatccttctctctctcctcctctctctctccttttttttccgatcccctctctCTGGGTGGAGagagggtatttatagggttcgAGTGTGGGATCCATTTCTGTGgtccgttggaaccttatcttcttgtgctttgtgtccatcacgcggaactcttcgttcattgcttgatcacgcagagtcatcctcgttcgttccacgggttgatcgacatgtatactgctcagagtgtttaatgcgggtagttgagacgcatgctcgtgtcagacaagtgtcttcttcccctgtcacgtccatgtcagtcaaccttctcttcaccgttgatcttggcttcttttgaggatgagataaagtaactttTAGGGAGTTATttagtgctccgcagtacatcgtgtttttggtacatcttttaacttctgcccttggatttgttcgggcaaaaatcggacgtcgacgggatgggcttcttggctgtgggcgtgtgtcatcatgtgtttgatgacttggtccgcatgctcaCCACTTGTCTTCCTacgtacacgtgtttgatgatgaaatatgtaacACGGATATCACCCTCTAACTAATGAGTATAAGGTCATTAGAGTTTCTTATATTGGAACCATATATAGCTGCAAGGGACATGTGGAGGTAAATACACTCGGTAGTGGCAGCGTTTGGCGAAGTAAGgaagaaaccaattttggtttacAACATAATTATGCGAGTATTTTTGCAAATGGGGCACTTCATTGGCTCCATGTGAGATCAGAAGATATTGTGGCTTTTGATTTGGCAGACGAGGAATTCCACTTGCTCCAGACCCCGCGTAATGACATGCTACAACCCATTGGACGTAGCCTTCGTATTATCAGAGGGTGTTTATGTCTTGTTGTTGAATCTTTTTGCTCTGGAATGTGGAACTGGGACTTGTGGTTTCTAAAGAACAATAGGGAGGTGAATGGTAGTTATAAATCTCCGTGTTGGAGCAAAGAGTACACCATGAACGTTAATGACTTGTTAAATTACTCGGGAGGAATCCTTAACTTGTTTGGTCTTTCAAAGGGGGGTAAAATTTTACTAACGAATAATTACCATGGATCCGCCTTTCGTTATAATCTACAATCACATATAGTAGAAAATATCTGGGGGTCGAATAAAGTTGGAGAGAGATGGGTCGTACCAATACCACACATAAACAGCTTTGTTTCGTTGAAAAGACTTGGAGAAAAAAATGTAGTCACAttcgcccaagaagatgatggACTTATGTCTCCATGCTTGAGGAAGACAAAGAAATTGCTTACTTAAATCTGCGCCAACAATCTAGGATAGGAGAGCCTGCAATATATAGAACCTCACACTTATCCGAACTCCATATTTGTGGGCATTTTTTCCTATTATTCTTTTGTTTACCTTTGAATTTTGATAcctcatttatttattttcaaccaTATAATTTGATTTCTTTCTAAGAAGGGTTGAATTGCTCAGTGGTCCATATAATATGACCGTACTCATCTTCCAATCTGTTTATACATCAAGAGTAGTTTGTCATCTTTTCTCCGCTAACTCATTTACTTCATtatcttttctatattctttctTGAGACAAGCTTCTTCGTAATCTTTGTATACCAGTTTCATAATTTTTTCCGTAATGGCTTTCAAACGAAGGGATTCTTGTCAACGGTGTGATTGAAATTTTGAAGAAATTCAATTTCATAGTCTCTTTATAACTtgtgtttttagagtttttggtGCACTGCTTTAGCTCCTGAAGTTAGCATAATTTCATATGTTTTTTCTGTGGCTTGGTTATGAAAATTTTCAAATACATCCGACCCTGACGACGCCCAAGCAACAGTTGTCAGTGGCtgtccagttggtgaaaagagaaAGAAGATTAGATTTTACAAGGGCAATGACGATAAGGGAAAGTTTTTGTTGCTCAGACTGTTGGTTGGTGTTCTTGTATCATGAAGGTTAAGGGTCGTCCATGAACCACAACTCTTATGATAAAAATTTAGTGCATGGTGGCAAGGTTTTCCTTGATGATATAAACACAAAAGTAATAGCAACTGCGCAAAAACATTCGACACTTCAAAAGATGGCAATAAGAAATTCCTCAGAATGCAGACGGCCAGATACAGATGGATCTGTCAAGCCGCAAGAATGCATGGTGATAAATTAACCAACATATGAAAACCAGTCCAAAGTTTCCAGATTTTAAGCACAAGGACGAGATACTAGGTGAAGCGTGCTGCGTACAACAGGCCGACAATGGAAAAATATGAAGGCACCCCCAATAAAATTACCAGCGCATATATGgtcttgcttcaaaaaaaagaagCGCATATATGGTCTGTTTACATGCAGAACAGGGGTTCTTTGACCTAAATGGCTCCGTAACGCCACGAACAGGGGTTCTCTGTTTACATTCTACTGGTACAATTTCTCACCGTAACGCCACGAACACCTTCTTCATTTTTTACTTTCCAAGACTAGCAACACTAATACCGTAACGCcaacaatatatatattttggCTTCGAGGACGGATCGAAATACAATTGTCTCCTGATGCTATTACTGAATTTGTAATATTAACACCATTTGAGGATCCCATGTGAATTCCATTTGAGGATCCCATATGAATTCCATTTGTGTTTGGACCATCTGCTGGAGCCTTTATGTTAATCATGAAAACGTAATGTTTTTTGCATGACAGTACATTAATGTGGACTTGCTTGCTATTAAGTGACATTATGTCTATGGACGGAAGAGATAATTAAGTGAGGAATACTGATTTCCTTTTTTTCTCTCGCTGAAAATCCGTTAAATTACTCAGGTATATGACGATTACATTCGTAAACTGTGGTGGTTAACATATGGACACATGGCTGTTTGACATTGGTTggtgtaggtgtagataatccacaaagctaggtggcaagatcctaagttGTGATGCACCAAAGAATAAAGAGCGGCGAAGCGCAAGATAGAACCAAACGGTgcaaagagcgaggtatcacgtgggtcagacgtgatggcccaatagttgtcggatgtgacgtgacTCTTATCCcctgacaggtcgggcgaacaaCCAGAAAGCACtctcggtcagacgaaggaagatggtcaaacaaaggaacaagaagaaagaagggcgacatcgtgtcaACCACACGATaaagactcggcctcgggtgaagaattatcggtcaaaccagaaagtcgggcgagcagtgaaggtcccatagggaacaactaaattgatgtaatgtgaccaacattgtaattctgttgtacaTCGACTTTGGTTTATAAATATAAGGGcaggtcgagagagagagaggcaggttaaaaagggagagagatagagagaacactacattggagagtttgagagttataccatttgagaaggagagtttgagagttacaccatttgagaaggagagaacaccttgtaatcaaagaaaagaaataataacattcatcctttcaccccgtggacgtaggtaatcataccgaaccacgtatatctttgtgtctaTGTTTGTTGAACATCTTGACTTAGTTTTAACTCGTCTTCTATAccattggatgtagtgtgtggttttatgcaactacattttggcgccgactaaggggaacgtctaagttctccggataccttgACTGCATGTGCCGACGGAGACGATCCAAAAGCTCCTAAAAACACTTTGCGTGTTAGTTGATGCTATGGGATGAACTCTACTCGGTGAAAGTCTGTATATGATCGTTTGGTTTGAAGTCTGTTGATATAGTTAAGTTTTCGTTGTTAAGATCGAGTCGTTAGCAAACATTTTTAGTTGGGTCGATCCCGAACAGTCGACTAGTCTTGTAGGCGAGTCTGTTTTCGTGTCTTAATCTTCGTTTTCATAGTATTTTTCGCACTTGTCTTCATATTTTGATCTTATTTTTTGTCTTACGAGTTCAACAACGGAATACCCATAAACTCCCAAATAACATCTTTGATGTatggttgaagttgcttgaggttccatgtTGGATGGGGGAAATGCCAAAACAACAGCATAGCGAGATTATTGGTCGCCGGTGAAGGAATCCAAGGAATCAATGGAAGACATCCCTTTGTAGTTCCAAGGGAGTGCATAAGTCTTAGTCCAGATTTTTCCGTGGCGTGCTGACCTCATAAAAGTACGAATTTGGACCTTTTACCCACAGAGAACTAGGTgttaatgatttggagtctagggaatgtaggaAAAATTGTAGGCAATACAGAGTCGTGGTACTAAAAGCGACGTCGTGAGACTTTGAAAGCGACGTAGCATGATACCCGTCTAAAAGGAGACACTTAGAGTTTGAACAGGGAAAATTGGCAAGGTCAGCATGGCAGAGTAGAGGGAATCGTACTTTTGAAAAACTCAGTTTTAGTGTCAGTCACCTGTTTCTTCTAAAACTGTACGTACTatagaaacttttcaaaaacaggtcaaagtaaggtgttgtctgttttcactgacgtaggtagggacgacTCTCAGACTAACAACATACTGTGTCCGATGGCTAGCACGTCAAGTATGGGAAGAACTCTGAGGAACCGCACGATCTCTAGTAATAGTATGCAAGGAGGAGTAATTGGGACGAGGCGAGGGAGTGGCGGGCATCCACCACCAGAGGAGTCACGAGCTGCTGCAAGGGGTATGCCAACTGTGGACGAGGAGATCGATATGGGACGAGACGATGACCTATCTCCTATGGAGCGAATCTCCTCGCGCCCCAAGGAGTGATGATCAAATAGATGGACTTACCGCGTCAGAAACGGAAGATGATGAGGAAGCATTAATCCTGCATGCTCAGAGACGAAAAATCAGACGACAAGCTGAGTATCAAGAATCCCTCGGGAGAGAGCATGAACGACTAAGGCGAGTACAAATAGGacgagaaacaactatcggaatcgATCCGGCGACATCAATTCAGATACTCCCAtagtaccacctccaccacctgtgATGACGTCACCACCCCCTGCCCATTTAGGCCATCCACATGGTCACTCTATCCATGAGAGTGCAGATCCAACACTACTCGGAATTCTAAAAAGCCAAATAAGGCAAGAGGCAGCTTTAAGGGATCTTCAGCAGAGGAACCTATCCCTAGAGTTCGAGAACTATCAGCTACAGAACTTAAGGTCGAGGTCGAGAGGATCTTCTAGCCTAGGGACATCAGGACACCAAGGTCAAATCGGGCAGGTACCACCTACAGTAGGACCAAGCAATTCCAGTCGATCAGGACCACCCCCAACACCACCTATCGTAAAATACGGTCCACCCGGGGATTCATCAACATATGACGAAAGGCACAAGAGGAATAATAAACAGAGAAACACATGGTCCGACAATGCGACTGAAGCCAAGCTAAGAGAGTTAGAGGAAAAGATAAGGACGTTGTCAGGAACCGGCGAAGAAGATAAGTTTGCCGAGGTTATAAGCGAGGCCCAGAGGACCCCTTTCACCCAAGAGCTAGAACTAAGGGACTTCCCACCTAAGTGCACGCTCCCCACCTCCCATCAAGGTTCGACGGCACGGGAGACGCAgttgagcatttgaagatgtacacaATGTGCCTAATATAAAaaccatgaggtggtaatgtgCAAGTTATTCCCTGCAAGCTTGGAAGGCGAGGCAAGGAAATGGTTCTACAACCTCGCACCAGGAACATTCGACAGTTAtgagactctagtcgaagccttcctTGAAACATAAATGCACAACAGCAGACCTCGGCCCATGGTCAACAGGTTATTCACCTTGGCCCGGCGGTTCAGAGAACCTCTCAGATCATTGACCGATAGATGGAGAAATTTGTGTACATAAATTGGGAAAGTACCAGTCGACCAACAGATATTCGGGTTCGAAAACACACTTTGGAGGTCGGATCCCATCTGGATAGCCATGTTCACTGAAAAACCACAAACATTAaaagaaatgaggaaaatgcaaaAACATTTCATCGCCCTAGAAGAAATTCAGGAAGAGTCAAGGGATAGGGGAGTGCAAGAGGCTAGTGCGGCGCCCGATTCGACATCGGACGATGTTCAATTTCGGCCCGAGAAGAGAGCGAGCCCACCTACGCAAGGAAAGGGGAAGAAGGAATGGTTAACTAAAGGAAAGAGGCCGAGGCACGAGGCGAGGACATACACCCGTTTGAAtgctccactagaagaaatcttcaaagaggtcgaaaaaaggagtgacatcatatacccagcTTCAAGAGGGATACAGTTCGAGGAGACCAAGGATCACCCACAATATTACCATTATCATCAATATCGAGGCCACTCTACAAATAACCGTCGAAAAGTGAAAGACATCGTGAAACACCTTATTAGAGATGGTTATGTGAGACAGTTCGTCCGACACCCAGCCCGATTCACGCAGTTTATCAACACGATTCACGCAGTTTATCAACACGATTTCCCATTCCGCCACTCAAGTGAACAATCTGAATACTGGAATCATGTCGAGGATCCGCAATAGAGATCATAATGGGAAGGAAATTTTCAGTGTAGCAAAAGCTTCGCCGATGGAACCCTGGATGACGCGACCCATCTTTTTCTCGGCTCAGGATGTCCCAATGAACGACCAAGCTCACAGTGATCCCTTGGTTATCACCCTGCTGATTGAGGAACGGGGGGTAAGAAGGATATTAGTTGATAGTGGGAGCTCAGTCGAAGTACTCTTCTACGATAcgttcaaaaggatggagttgtCAGATGATATACTCGTCCCATCGACATATCGTATCTACGGTTTTAATGGGACCGTAACCATCCCGAAGGGCGAAGTAACTCTAAGGGTATCAGATGGAGGTGGTTACCTGGATACTTTAACCACATTCTGCGTGGTTGATGTCGCCTCTCCCTATGAAGCTATAATCGGAAGACCATGGATCGCGGGAATTAAAGGAGTGGCATCGGCCTATCATGAAAGGCTACGATTCCCAGCGTACAAGGGATAGCTGAGGTCGTAGGAGATCCACAGGCATCCCTACAGTGCATGCAGGTCGATGCCCGGATAAATGAGGAGCAACGAGCACGACAAAGGGGAGAGAAGAAAAAGGCTAAAGAATCCAAAGTCGCAGAAGAACTGGAAAGAGTTATTTCGCAAGCGGTCATGACTTACGAAGCACAAGGAAACGAGTCTTCATAGAAATTAAAGGAGACAACGCCGGTGAAGGAATGAAAACCAAACTTCTCGGCCGTGGAACCTACTCGGGAGATTAATTTGGGAACTGTAGAAAAACCAAGGGTGGTAAGGATCGGGTCTTTACTAGCGAACGAACAAGTGGCGGTGCTAAAGGAAAACATGGACGCATTCGCATGGAACATGCACGATATGGAGGGTATAGATCCGGAGGTATGTTGTCACCATCTAAGGATCGACCCAAGATTCAAGCCAGTTCGACAAAAAATGAGGCGAATCACACCAGAATTACACACGGCCGTCGAGAAGGAATTAAAGAAGTTACAAAAATCGGGGATAATCAGGAAATCGCACTACCCACGGtagatatccaacatggtcgtggtaccaaagaaaAACGGAGGAGTCAGAATCTGCATTGACTTCAGCGACCTGAACAAAGCCTGCCCGAAGTACAGCTTCCCTCTCTcaagcatcgatcaactggtggaatctatagtGGGGCACGAGGCGCTAACATTGATGGACGAATAAACAGGGTATAACCAGATCCCGCTGGTTCCCGAGGATGAAGAACACACCTCCTTCTTTACACCAAGGTGCCTGTACTGCTACACCAAGATGTCGTTTGGGCTGAAGAATGCAAGCGCACATATCAGAGGTTGGTGGGCGACATGTTTGAAGACCAGATCCACAACACTATTGAGGTCTATGTCGACGATATGGTAGTAAAAATTCGCCTAGAAAAGAATCACATCCGAGACCTGCGGTAAATTTTTCGAACGATAAGAGAATTtaaaatgaaagttaacccgaccaaatgcgatttttgggtcacatcgggaaaatttttgggatatatcatcactccaaagGGGATAGAAGCAGATCCCGAGAAAGTCAGAGCCATCCTCGAGATGCCGTCACCAGCTACAACAAAAGACGTACAGAAGCTGAACGGAAATATAGCAGCATTGGGGCGATTCATATCTCGGTCGTCCGAAAATGCAAGGATTTCTTTAGCACtcttaaaaagggagagaaattcaaatggacggaaGCCTTTGAGAAGGCGTTTCAGAATATTAAGCTACATCTTGCAAGTCTTccagtattacaaagacccgaTCCTTCGGAGGTCCTCACATTAAACCTCGGCGCAACTTCATATGCTACCAGTGCAATCTTAGTTTGAAATGAAGGGAGCGAGGAAAAGCCTGTTTACTTCATTAGCAAAACATTAAGTCCGgccgagaaaaattatacaaggatgGAACAAATGATTCTAGCGCTAGATTTCGCCACCTTGAAGCTAAGAACGTATTTCCAAGACCATCGGATCCGCGTGCTCATAAAATCACCTATTTAGGCGGTACTGGACAATGCAGGACGATCTGGAAGGATCTTCAAATAGGGGGCGCAAATTAAACAGTTCAATGTTTTCTACGAAATGAAGACAGCAATGAAGGCACAAGTAGTGACAGATTTATTGGCAGATTTTCCACTAAGCGACGAAGATGAGGTCGAGGACATACCCGAAATGTAAGAAGATCGAGAAGACCCGGCCGACTTACTCTAAGCAAGTAGCCCATCACgttgggaagtattcgtcgatggAGCGTCGAATAAAGATGGATCGGTACTTGGGATAGTCTTTACCACACCAAAGAGACGACAAATGGTTCATTCATTTAGATTGGAATTTAAGGCGacaaacaacgtcaccgagtacgaagctgcgattcactccctgagattaatcgtcgagatgggcctacaagatgtaagactaactagtgactcgcagttggtgatccgacaaatcacaggaaaatacgccatccacgacccgattttgcagaagtactgagagctcgcccaattctatatcgaccagatccccaacatcaaatttcgccacatatgcagaaaagataATCGACACTCGGACGCATTGGCATATATTGCGTCCCAGCTCACAGACCCAAGTGTGGAGGGTATTCGTGTCATGAGACTCCTCGCCCCATCTATACCAGAGATACCCGAGGTGCACGTCGACGT
The Papaver somniferum cultivar HN1 unplaced genomic scaffold, ASM357369v1 unplaced-scaffold_42, whole genome shotgun sequence DNA segment above includes these coding regions:
- the LOC113342497 gene encoding uncharacterized protein LOC113342497 — protein: MSRIRNRDHNGKEIFSVAKASPMEPWMTRPIFFSAQDVPMNDQAHSDPLVITLLIEERGVRRILVDSGSSVEVLFYDTFKRMELSDDILVPSTYRIYGFNGTVTIPKGEVTLRVSDGGGYLDTLTTFCVVDVASPYEAIIGRPWIAGIKGVASAYHERLRFPAYKG